The region CGCGATCTCGCGTCCGGCCGCCTCGACCAGAACGCTTTCCAGATGGCCGTCGCGGACGTGATGCAGACGCATCCGGAAATCCTCTATCTGAACTGGTACACCGCGCCCGGCGTGCAGCGCTGGCCGACGGTGCATCCGCCGCTGCTCGGCCAGCGGCTCGCGAAGCCCGGCGACGCGCAAATGCAGGACGCAGTGCGCGGCGCGTACGACGAAGCGCGCAGCACGCGCCGCCAGGCGTATTCGCCGCTGCTTTACGACGACTTCGGCAACGGCTTCATCACGCTGCAGACGCCCGTGATGCGCGGCGACCGCGAATATCTCGGCTCGATCGCCGCGGTGTTCTCGGTCGAAGGGATCCTGAAGCACGACATCCCCCAGGAGTTGTCGTCGAAGTACAAGATCTCGATCACCGACTCGAACAATCGCGAACTGTCGTCGACGTCGACACGCCCGCGCCTGCCGCGCGACTCCCACTACGACCTCCCGCTCGATCCGCCCGGCCAGGGGCTGACCGTGCGTGTCTACGCATTTCCGCAGCTCACGAACCTGACGAACAACACGCTCGTGTGGCTCGTGGCCGGCTTGTCGTGCTTCGTGCTGTGGAGCCTCTGGAGCCTGTGGAAGCACACGCGCCAGCGTTTCGAGGCACAGCAGGCGCTGTACGCGGAAGCGTTCTTCCGCCGCGCAATGGAAAACTCGGTGCTGATCGGCATGCGCGTGCTCGACATGCACGGCCGCATCACGCACGTGAATCCGGCCTTCTGCCGAATGACCGGCTGGGACGAGACGGACCTCGTCGGCAAGGTCGCGCCGTTCCCGTACTGGCCGCGCGACGCGTACCCGGAAATGCAGCGCCAGCTCGACATGACGCTGCGCGGCAAGGCGCCGAGCTCGGGCTTCGAGCTGCGCGTACGGCGCAAGAACGGCACGCTGTTCCATGCGCGCCTCTACGTGTCGCCGCTGATCGACAGCTCCGGACGCCAGACCGGGTGGATGTCGTCGATGACCGACATCACCGAGCCGAAGCGCGCGCGCGAAGAACTCGCGGCCGCGCACGAACGCTTCACGACGGTGCTCGAAAGCCTCGACGCCGCGGTGTCGGTGCTCGCGGCCGACGAGGCCGAGCTGCTGTTCGCGAACCGCTACTACCGCCACCTGTTCGGGATCCGCCCGGACGGCCATCTCGAACTGTCGGGCGGCGGCTTCGATCGGGCGCAGGCATCGTCCGACTCGATCGACATGGTGGATGCGTTCGCGGGCCTGCCGGCAGCCGCGCTGACGAGCAGCACGGCCGACGCGCAGGAGGTATACGTCGAGAGCATCCAGAAGTGGTTCGAGGTGCGTCGCCAGTACATCCAGTGGGTGGACGGCCATCTCGCGCAGATGCAGATCGCGACCGACATCACGACCCGCAAGAAGGCGCAGGAACTCGCGCAACAACAGGAAGAGAAGCTGCAGTTCACGAGTCGATTGATGACGATGGGCGAAATGGCGTCGTCGATTGCTCACGAATTGAATCAGCCGCTCGCCGCAATCAACAACTACTGCTCGGGTACGCTCGCGCTCGTGAAGAGCGGCCGCGGCACGCCGGAGACGCTGCAGCCCGCGCTGGAGAAGACCGCGCAGCAGGCGCTGCGCGCGGGGATGATCGTCAAGCGGATACGCGAATTCGTGAAGCGCAGCGAGCCGAAGCGCCAGCCGGCGCGGGTCGCGGACATCGTCGCCGACGCGGTCGGGCTCGCCGAAATCGAGGCCAGGAAGCGCAGGATCCGGATCGTCACGGAAATCCTCGCAAGAATGCCTATTATTTATGTCGACCCCGTGCTGATCGAACAGGTGCTCGTGAACCTGATGAAGAACGCGGCCGAGGCGATGGCCGACGTGAAGCCGGCGTCGGCGGACGGCGTGATCCGAGTCGTCGCCGACATCGACGCGGGTTTCGTCGACATCCGCGTAATCGACCAGGGTCCGGGCGTCGACGAAGCGACCGCCGAACGCCTGTTCGAACCGTTTTACAGCACCAAGTCCGACGGCATGGGCATGGGGCTGAACATCTGCCGTTCGATCATCGAATCGCATCGGGGGCGTCTGTGGGTGGTCAACAATGTCGAACCGGACGGCCGCATTTCCGGCGCGACATTCCACTGCAGCCTGCCCATTGGGGAACCCGCTGAGCTCCGCCAAGGGGGGCGCGAGGCATCGGCATCACATACCGTTACGGGAGAACTATGAATAGCCCTGTCACCACTACTCAGGAAACTGTCTTCGTCGTCGACGACGACGAGGCCGTACGGGATTCGCTGCGCTGGCTGCTGGAGGCGAACGGCTATCGCGTGCAATGCTTCTCGAGCGCCGAACAGTTCCTCGATGCGTATCAGCCGGCCCAGCAGGCCGGCCAGATCGCGTGCCTGATCCTCGATGTGCGGATGTCGGGCATGAGCGGCCTCGAACTGCAGGAACGCCTGATCGCCGACAACGCGGCGCTGCCGATCATCTTCGTCACGGGCCACGGCGACGTGCCGATGGCGGTCTCGACGATGAAAAAGGGTGCGATGGACTTTATCGAGAAACCGTTCGACGAGGCCGAGCTGCGCAAGCTCGTCGAGCGGATGCTCGACAAGGCCCGAAGCGAAAGCAAGAGCGTTCAGGAACAGCGCGCCGCGAGCGAACGCCTGTCGAAGCTGACCGCGCGCGAGCAGCAAGTGCTCGAGCGGATCATCGCCGGCCGCCTGAACAAGCAGATCGCCGACGATCTCGGGATCAGCATCAAGACGGTCGAAGCGCACCGCGCGAACATCATGGAAAAGCTGAACGTCAACACGGTCGCCGATCTGCTGCGCCTCGCGCTGTCGAAGAAGCAGGCCTGAGCATCGCGGGCGGCCGCGGGGCGCCGGCCCCGGCCAGGCCGCGTCACCGCACCGCCGCGCCGCGCGATGCGGCCCCCTCGCGCGGCACGGCCCGGCGTCTCCTCCCGGGGCGCCGGCAGCGTCGCCATGACGCTTTCCTTGTATTCGCTGTCGGACGACGGCAGGCGACCGGTATAATTGCGTGCTTTGCTGCGGCGTTTCGTGCGTCGCACGCCCGCATTCCAACTTCCCGGCAGGACCACCACCATGACAGCCCTCCTCATCGACGGCAACGCCCTCTCGAAGACCTTGCGCGCGCAGGCCGCCGAGCGTGCCGCCGCCCTGACCGCACGCGGCCACCAGCCCGGTCTCGCGGTGATTCTCGTCGGCGCGAACCCGGCGAGCGAAGTCTACGTGCGCAACAAGATCAAGGCGTGCGAAGACAACGGTTTCTTCTCGCAGAAGGACGCGTACCCGGACACGCTGTCGGAAGCCGATCTCCTCGCGCGCATCGACGAACTGAACCGCGATCCGAAAATCCACGGCATCCTGGTCCAGCTGCCGCTGCCGGCGCACATCGACAGCCACAAGGTGATCGAGGCGATCGCGCCCGAGAAGGACGTCGACGGCTTCCACGTCGCTAACGCCGGTGCGCTGATGACGGGCAAGCCGCTGTTCCGCCCGTGCACGCCGTATGGCGTGATGAAGATGTTCGAAGCGCACGACATTCCGCTGCAGGGCGCGAACGCGGTCGTGATCGGCCGCTCGAACATCGTCGGCAAGCCGATGGCGATGCTGCTGCTCGAAGCCGGTGCGACGGTGACGATCTGCCACAGCAAGACCCGCGATCTCGCTGCGCACACGCGGCAGGCCGACATCGTGGTGGCCGCCGTCGGCAAGCGCAACATCCTGACGGCCGACATGGTCAAGCCCGGCGCGACGGTGATCGACGTCGGCATGAACCGCGACGACGCGGGCAAGCTGTGCGGCGACGTCGACTTCGCGGGCGTGAAGGAAGTTGCCGGCCACATCACGCCGGTGCCGGGTGGCGTCGGCCCGATGACCATCACGATGCTGCTGATCAACACGATCGAAGCGGCCGAGCGCGCCGCCGCCGGCGCGTAAGCGGCACGCAAGCCCACTTTCCGTCCAGCCGGCGCGCGTTCGTGCGCCGGCGCCCGGCCGGCCGTCATCGCGGCCGCGTCGCAACGCTGTCACACCATCCCGCGTCATGCTGCCTGCCGCACGCATC is a window of Burkholderia latens DNA encoding:
- the fixL gene encoding oxygen sensor histidine kinase FixL: MLTDRLFARSARPSGPPAESQPSRWHHGPWWSNSYLLTPLLSILVFLVVMSLILWSLNRREQQQQEDTLFRNVAWAQQQIRLSMTGAQEQLQALSRDLASGRLDQNAFQMAVADVMQTHPEILYLNWYTAPGVQRWPTVHPPLLGQRLAKPGDAQMQDAVRGAYDEARSTRRQAYSPLLYDDFGNGFITLQTPVMRGDREYLGSIAAVFSVEGILKHDIPQELSSKYKISITDSNNRELSSTSTRPRLPRDSHYDLPLDPPGQGLTVRVYAFPQLTNLTNNTLVWLVAGLSCFVLWSLWSLWKHTRQRFEAQQALYAEAFFRRAMENSVLIGMRVLDMHGRITHVNPAFCRMTGWDETDLVGKVAPFPYWPRDAYPEMQRQLDMTLRGKAPSSGFELRVRRKNGTLFHARLYVSPLIDSSGRQTGWMSSMTDITEPKRAREELAAAHERFTTVLESLDAAVSVLAADEAELLFANRYYRHLFGIRPDGHLELSGGGFDRAQASSDSIDMVDAFAGLPAAALTSSTADAQEVYVESIQKWFEVRRQYIQWVDGHLAQMQIATDITTRKKAQELAQQQEEKLQFTSRLMTMGEMASSIAHELNQPLAAINNYCSGTLALVKSGRGTPETLQPALEKTAQQALRAGMIVKRIREFVKRSEPKRQPARVADIVADAVGLAEIEARKRRIRIVTEILARMPIIYVDPVLIEQVLVNLMKNAAEAMADVKPASADGVIRVVADIDAGFVDIRVIDQGPGVDEATAERLFEPFYSTKSDGMGMGLNICRSIIESHRGRLWVVNNVEPDGRISGATFHCSLPIGEPAELRQGGREASASHTVTGEL
- the fixJ gene encoding oxygen response regulator transcription factor FixJ, yielding MNSPVTTTQETVFVVDDDEAVRDSLRWLLEANGYRVQCFSSAEQFLDAYQPAQQAGQIACLILDVRMSGMSGLELQERLIADNAALPIIFVTGHGDVPMAVSTMKKGAMDFIEKPFDEAELRKLVERMLDKARSESKSVQEQRAASERLSKLTAREQQVLERIIAGRLNKQIADDLGISIKTVEAHRANIMEKLNVNTVADLLRLALSKKQA
- the folD gene encoding bifunctional methylenetetrahydrofolate dehydrogenase/methenyltetrahydrofolate cyclohydrolase FolD, coding for MTALLIDGNALSKTLRAQAAERAAALTARGHQPGLAVILVGANPASEVYVRNKIKACEDNGFFSQKDAYPDTLSEADLLARIDELNRDPKIHGILVQLPLPAHIDSHKVIEAIAPEKDVDGFHVANAGALMTGKPLFRPCTPYGVMKMFEAHDIPLQGANAVVIGRSNIVGKPMAMLLLEAGATVTICHSKTRDLAAHTRQADIVVAAVGKRNILTADMVKPGATVIDVGMNRDDAGKLCGDVDFAGVKEVAGHITPVPGGVGPMTITMLLINTIEAAERAAAGA